From Acidobacteriota bacterium, one genomic window encodes:
- a CDS encoding ATP-dependent helicase yields MAIRFLINDDCSPFDSGELDSLREQLDLLSSDERTEFRNQNALALAEHKAQQFLIVSGPGTGKSTLFLSRIINWLNRDETATIFVTSFVRKLVADLQNDISREARLTENQQKNITASTLHKLARSIVEKNHGTATWPFKPHFKLIAQFWKEIVWQDVIDLQNGMDIEAYPWKGFASQLHNAEFEESREWKDLTQSYLSLCKFYNAAGFDDMILRAATALKERPELIEFDHFIIDEYQDFNLSEQRLIDNLVGKAKNLLIVGDDEQVLYENLKSGTPTLIRGLYINDDYGKGMLPFCGRSSFHITKSAGGFIQQSEDEECIKKIYLPIRTEDAHPKVQVVACATPSTAADYIMTFIADYQAEIDDRKAKLENGEAKDAFLLILTPDKKIKFYREAAETIKETADLYRTEIRAFSEDYYKLLSYYSLAKYPHDNFTFRKVLYYEEVAEDVIMTAITSALAGEVDFCELESNDIRALLIKSEAIRDILENGTDLPEKLLELSQHINFDDVAELQKDIERKSIIRDEVVELGHVDEEEAELEELEVKKMGAVELMSIVGSKGLSADHVIIIGFDDVNMAYVTRNAFYVATTRPRNSLHLLTALRSNGATGPSAYLDQLPIDHIEFYKYKKRGREKSLFANKRAFKTYLSSLGNYRR; encoded by the coding sequence ATGGCTATTCGATTTCTTATCAACGATGACTGCTCCCCATTTGATTCGGGCGAGCTAGATTCGTTGCGTGAGCAATTGGATTTGTTGAGTTCAGATGAGCGGACAGAATTCCGCAATCAAAATGCGTTAGCCCTAGCGGAACATAAAGCACAACAATTTCTAATTGTTTCCGGCCCGGGAACCGGTAAGAGCACATTATTCTTGAGTCGCATAATAAACTGGCTTAATCGAGATGAGACGGCAACTATATTCGTAACTAGCTTTGTTCGGAAATTAGTTGCTGATTTGCAGAACGATATAAGCCGCGAGGCGAGGCTTACTGAAAACCAACAGAAGAACATAACCGCTTCAACGTTACACAAGCTCGCCCGCAGCATTGTCGAAAAAAACCACGGCACAGCAACATGGCCATTCAAGCCTCATTTTAAGCTGATCGCCCAATTCTGGAAAGAAATAGTCTGGCAGGATGTTATTGATTTACAAAACGGTATGGATATTGAGGCCTATCCGTGGAAGGGCTTTGCTTCTCAACTTCACAATGCCGAATTTGAAGAATCCCGCGAATGGAAAGATTTGACCCAATCCTACCTATCGCTTTGTAAATTCTACAATGCTGCCGGATTCGACGATATGATTCTGCGAGCAGCTACTGCCTTGAAGGAACGGCCGGAGCTAATTGAATTTGATCATTTTATTATTGATGAATATCAGGATTTCAATCTCTCGGAGCAAAGATTGATCGACAATTTAGTTGGCAAGGCTAAAAACTTGTTAATCGTTGGTGACGACGAACAGGTTCTTTACGAAAATCTCAAATCGGGAACTCCCACTCTGATTCGTGGATTGTATATAAATGACGATTACGGCAAAGGGATGTTGCCGTTCTGCGGCAGAAGCAGTTTCCACATAACCAAATCGGCCGGTGGTTTTATACAGCAAAGCGAAGACGAAGAATGTATTAAAAAAATCTATCTGCCTATTAGGACCGAGGACGCACATCCCAAGGTCCAAGTCGTCGCGTGCGCCACGCCTTCTACGGCAGCGGACTACATTATGACATTCATTGCCGACTATCAGGCAGAGATTGATGATCGAAAGGCCAAATTGGAAAACGGAGAAGCAAAGGACGCCTTTTTGCTCATCCTAACACCCGATAAGAAAATAAAATTTTACCGAGAAGCGGCAGAAACAATTAAGGAAACCGCGGACCTATATAGAACTGAGATCCGTGCCTTTTCAGAAGACTACTACAAACTCCTGAGTTACTATTCTCTCGCAAAATACCCTCACGACAACTTTACGTTCCGAAAGGTTCTGTATTACGAAGAGGTTGCGGAGGATGTCATTATGACGGCTATCACTTCTGCATTGGCAGGCGAAGTTGATTTTTGCGAACTTGAATCCAACGACATTCGAGCCTTACTGATAAAGAGCGAGGCTATAAGAGACATCCTTGAGAACGGCACCGATCTTCCCGAAAAACTCTTAGAGCTTTCTCAACATATCAATTTTGATGATGTTGCTGAGTTGCAGAAGGACATCGAGCGAAAATCGATTATTAGGGACGAAGTGGTCGAACTAGGGCATGTTGATGAAGAAGAAGCGGAACTAGAGGAGCTTGAGGTTAAGAAAATGGGCGCGGTCGAACTTATGTCTATCGTAGGTTCAAAAGGGCTCTCGGCAGATCACGTCATAATAATTGGATTCGATGACGTTAATATGGCGTATGTAACACGAAATGCATTTTATGTTGCGACGACCCGGCCTCGCAACAGTTTACATTTACTAACAGCCTTGAGATCCAACGGAGCGACTGGGCCAAGTGCCTATTTGGATCAATTGCCGATAGACCATATTGAGTTTTACAAATACAAGAAAAGGGGTCGAGAAAAGAGTCTATTTGCGAATAAGCGAGCTTTCAAAACATATCTGAGCAGTCTCGGCAATTACCGTCGATAG
- a CDS encoding DUF4917 family protein produces MNLDELQSYSDVIDYLDGKGRPRHLLLGNGFSMAYDKDIFSYNALSSFIDQIDDDLLKKLFQVINTKNFEVVMQHLDNFIEIARVFTEDKNLVDRLVAATETLKMSLIDAVKTLHPEHVFKVPAERSEKCAEFLKMFLANGGKVFTTNYDLLLYWVMMRNGLEDAIDGFGKEFEGYDTATREPEFADLCWGKRRNEQAVFYLHGALHLFDTGVEIVKELYDSEHYLLTKIKERIENKDYPIFVTAGNGHDKMTHVTHNKYLQHGFDTFSGIQGSLIVFGFGFGDSDSHIIDAINKAAKHGQLTNEKLLSVYIGVNSQASLDRMEQIAERFQCKVNYYDARTVGVWG; encoded by the coding sequence ATGAACTTAGACGAACTGCAAAGCTATTCTGACGTAATTGATTACCTAGACGGCAAAGGGCGTCCGCGTCATCTCCTCCTCGGAAACGGCTTCAGCATGGCCTACGACAAGGACATTTTTTCGTATAACGCCCTAAGCTCCTTCATTGACCAAATCGACGACGATCTCCTCAAAAAGCTTTTCCAAGTTATTAACACGAAGAACTTCGAGGTTGTAATGCAACACCTCGATAACTTCATCGAAATCGCAAGGGTTTTCACCGAGGACAAAAATCTTGTCGATAGGCTCGTAGCTGCAACTGAGACTTTGAAAATGAGCCTTATTGATGCGGTGAAAACGCTCCACCCCGAACATGTGTTCAAGGTTCCGGCTGAGAGGAGTGAGAAATGTGCAGAATTTCTCAAGATGTTTCTTGCGAACGGCGGGAAAGTGTTCACAACCAATTATGATCTCCTTCTCTACTGGGTAATGATGCGAAATGGACTAGAGGATGCTATCGACGGTTTCGGGAAGGAATTCGAAGGTTATGATACCGCCACCCGCGAGCCGGAGTTTGCTGACTTGTGTTGGGGCAAACGTCGCAATGAGCAAGCGGTCTTCTATCTCCACGGCGCGTTGCACCTTTTCGACACTGGAGTTGAGATCGTGAAGGAGCTTTACGACAGTGAGCATTATCTATTAACGAAGATTAAAGAGCGGATCGAAAATAAGGATTATCCGATATTCGTCACTGCCGGCAACGGCCATGACAAGATGACGCACGTCACTCATAACAAATATCTCCAACATGGCTTCGATACTTTCTCTGGTATCCAGGGATCACTGATTGTCTTCGGCTTCGGGTTTGGTGATTCTGACTCACATATCATCGATGCCATCAACAAGGCCGCTAAGCATGGCCAGTTAACGAACGAGAAGTTACTAAGTGTGTACATAGGCGTAAACTCCCAAGCCAGTCTCGATCGAATGGAACAGATTGCAGAGAGATTCCAGTGCAAGGTGAACTATTACGATGCACGAACTGTTGGCGTTTGGGGTTGA
- a CDS encoding restriction endonuclease subunit S, with protein MDEWATIKLGDISEMCLGKMLDKAKNKGEFHPYLSNIDVRWGSFDLSELRLMRFEDREHERYGLKGGDLVVCEGGEPGRCAIWKGQVPDMKIQKALHRVRIAENYSNSFIYYRMLLAGRTGGLAKHFIGSTIKHLTGDRLREVEFAVPSLETQQKIAAVLSALDAKIEVNNRINAELEAMAKTLYDYWFVQFDFPDENREPYKSSGGKMTFNPDLKRNIPDGWDAGTLTSLANIIGGSTPPKEIPEYFSTKGTAWITPKDLSLNGNNKFISNGETDVTEQGIKKTSLQIMPRGTVLMSSRAPVGYLAISTGKVTTNQGFKSFVPKEGFSTPFVFYTVKNLIPAIKNNSGGSTFKEVSTESLRTIPTPLPDRNLIENYAKVIQSTFERQELLETENQRLSTLRDWLLPMLMNGQVTVK; from the coding sequence ATGGATGAATGGGCGACAATTAAACTTGGCGACATTTCGGAAATGTGTCTCGGCAAGATGTTAGATAAGGCGAAGAACAAAGGAGAGTTTCATCCGTATTTATCAAACATCGACGTTCGTTGGGGCAGTTTTGATCTTTCCGAACTGAGGCTGATGCGCTTTGAAGACCGCGAGCATGAACGATACGGATTAAAGGGCGGAGATTTAGTTGTTTGCGAAGGTGGAGAGCCGGGACGCTGCGCAATCTGGAAAGGCCAAGTCCCGGATATGAAAATCCAGAAAGCTCTTCATAGAGTCAGGATCGCGGAAAACTACAGCAATTCATTTATTTACTATCGAATGTTACTCGCGGGACGGACTGGCGGACTCGCAAAACACTTCATTGGCTCAACCATCAAACACCTAACCGGAGATAGATTAAGAGAGGTCGAATTTGCCGTACCCTCTTTGGAAACTCAACAAAAGATCGCGGCGGTGCTTTCGGCTTTGGATGCGAAGATCGAGGTTAACAACCGCATCAATGCCGAGTTGGAAGCGATGGCAAAGACGCTTTATGACTATTGGTTCGTCCAGTTCGATTTCCCCGACGAAAACCGCGAACCCTACAAATCCTCCGGCGGCAAAATGACCTTCAACCCCGATCTAAAAAGAAACATCCCCGACGGTTGGGATGCTGGAACTTTAACAAGCCTTGCGAACATTATCGGCGGAAGCACGCCGCCAAAAGAAATTCCAGAATACTTTTCGACTAAAGGAACGGCTTGGATCACGCCAAAAGATTTATCTCTAAACGGCAATAATAAGTTCATCTCAAATGGTGAGACGGATGTCACCGAACAAGGCATAAAGAAAACATCGTTACAGATCATGCCGCGAGGAACAGTCCTAATGAGTTCTCGCGCACCCGTTGGTTATCTCGCTATCTCGACCGGAAAGGTAACAACAAATCAGGGATTTAAATCATTTGTTCCTAAAGAAGGTTTTTCGACGCCGTTTGTTTTTTATACCGTTAAGAACTTAATTCCTGCGATAAAGAACAATTCCGGCGGCTCAACATTCAAAGAGGTTTCAACCGAATCGCTCCGAACAATTCCAACGCCACTTCCTGATAGAAATTTGATCGAAAATTACGCAAAGGTTATTCAAAGCACATTTGAACGTCAGGAATTACTTGAAACGGAAAACCAACGCCTCTCCACCCTCCGCGACTGGCTGCTGCCAATGCTTATGAACGGACAAGTTACGGTAAAATAA
- a CDS encoding SAM-dependent DNA methyltransferase, translated as MSVQLTQDFASQTKALIDNLKTICASAGLGNDGNEFKIITQTFLYKFMNDKFGYEIKERHPELKTAESWEKHLESLPAEQYTLWLKALPAESARLRPEHLISSLFNRTNEPEFAKLFDDTLRDISILNANVFSIKTDSGQKDKLFDELSNFITDSSKRDDFCRALVNQLVNFSFERIFAQKFDFFAEIFEYLIKDYNKDGGGKYAEYYTPHAVARIIAAILIPEPVSDVTCFDPAAGSGRLLMDLAHAIGEEKCTLYSQDISQKSTSMLRLNLILNNLVHSMNNVVRGDVLTSPYHKNGDKLDTFDYIVSNPPFKLDFSNIHDQLDVKENHGRFFAGIPNVPAKKKESMAIYLLFIQHIIYTLKANGKAAVVVPTGFLTAQSGIEKKIRTKLVDEKMLRGVVSMPSNIFATTGTNVSVLFIDKANKKGDIVLMDASKLGTTVKEGKNQKTLLSHDEEQKIIDTFNRHEAVEDFTVVVGYDEIKAKNYSFSAGQYFDIKIEYTDITAEEFDAKMNEYKSILASMFGESKVLENEIQRQLSQLTYG; from the coding sequence ATGTCCGTTCAGTTAACACAGGATTTTGCGTCGCAGACCAAGGCGTTGATCGACAATCTTAAAACCATCTGCGCCAGTGCCGGGCTTGGCAATGACGGCAACGAGTTTAAGATCATCACGCAGACGTTTCTCTACAAGTTCATGAACGACAAGTTCGGGTATGAGATCAAGGAGCGTCATCCCGAACTAAAAACGGCGGAAAGCTGGGAAAAGCATTTGGAATCTTTGCCCGCCGAGCAATACACGCTTTGGCTCAAAGCATTGCCGGCTGAAAGCGCGAGATTGCGTCCTGAGCATTTGATCTCCTCTCTCTTTAACCGCACGAACGAGCCGGAGTTTGCAAAGCTTTTTGACGATACGCTCCGCGACATCTCGATCCTTAACGCAAACGTATTTTCGATCAAGACGGACAGCGGACAAAAGGACAAACTTTTCGATGAACTGAGCAACTTCATCACGGACAGTTCCAAGCGGGACGACTTCTGCCGTGCGTTGGTAAACCAACTTGTCAATTTCAGCTTCGAACGGATATTTGCTCAAAAGTTCGATTTCTTTGCTGAGATATTCGAATATCTCATTAAGGATTACAACAAGGATGGCGGCGGTAAGTATGCCGAGTATTATACGCCGCATGCAGTCGCCAGAATTATCGCTGCGATCCTGATTCCCGAACCGGTCAGTGATGTCACCTGCTTTGATCCGGCGGCGGGATCGGGCCGTTTGCTTATGGATCTGGCACATGCCATTGGTGAGGAAAAATGTACGCTATATTCGCAGGACATCTCGCAGAAATCGACGAGTATGCTGCGGCTCAATCTGATATTGAACAACCTCGTGCATTCGATGAACAATGTGGTACGCGGTGATGTTCTGACGTCTCCGTATCATAAAAACGGCGACAAGCTAGACACTTTTGACTACATCGTTTCAAATCCGCCCTTCAAGCTCGATTTCAGCAACATTCATGACCAGCTTGATGTAAAGGAGAATCACGGACGCTTTTTTGCCGGTATTCCGAATGTTCCGGCGAAAAAGAAAGAGTCGATGGCGATCTATCTGCTCTTTATCCAGCACATCATCTACACGCTCAAAGCCAACGGCAAAGCTGCGGTCGTCGTTCCGACAGGATTTCTTACTGCACAGTCGGGCATTGAGAAAAAGATACGAACAAAACTTGTTGATGAAAAGATGCTTCGAGGCGTGGTTTCGATGCCGAGCAATATATTTGCAACGACCGGAACAAATGTTTCCGTTCTCTTTATCGACAAGGCCAACAAAAAAGGCGACATCGTCCTGATGGACGCCTCAAAGCTCGGAACAACGGTCAAAGAAGGCAAGAATCAAAAGACCCTGCTCTCACACGACGAAGAACAAAAGATCATCGACACATTCAACCGCCACGAAGCCGTTGAAGACTTTACCGTCGTCGTCGGCTACGACGAGATCAAAGCAAAAAACTATTCATTCAGCGCCGGACAATACTTCGACATAAAGATCGAATACACCGACATCACCGCTGAAGAGTTTGACGCGAAGATGAATGAGTACAAATCAATCCTTGCTTCAATGTTCGGGGAATCAAAAGTTTTAGAGAACGAGATTCAAAGGCAATTGTCACAACTTACATATGGATGA
- a CDS encoding type I restriction endonuclease subunit R, whose amino-acid sequence MAFNENTRVKIPAILHLCRLGYEYLPISSVRWDEETNVACEVFLNSMRRINPEIEDEDVGRLLEDIKLELDNEDLGWAFFKRLLSSSTPKIIDFENFDNNSFHVVTELPCQNGEDEFRPDITVLINGMPLAFIEVKKPNNHEGVLAERDRINTRFGNKKFRKFINITQLLVFSNNMEYDLESVEPIQGAFYSSTSTTTANFNCFREERKEELGGILAEEDDERENLILIDNNLLTIKHSPEFLTNKDPDKPTNRIITSLFSRDRLKMLLKYCIAYVHEQNGIEKHVMRYPQFFATKAIEVQLDKGATKGVIWHTQGSGKTALAYYNVNYLTDYYRDKGIIPKFYFIVDRIDLLTQAKQEFTSRGLAVRTVNSRDELLADFKSNQAIHNLSGQREITVVNIQKFKDDSDILKPSDYDLNVKRIYFLDEVHRSYNPKGSFLANLVNSDRNAIHIGLTGTPLIGKSVHTTQLFGDYFHKYYYNRSIEDGYTLKLIREGIETEYRMRLQQALEQVQVLKKSVDPAILFAHERFVEPMLDYIIRDFVNSRIRMNDDSIGAMVVCHSAEQARNLFKIFVSKYNPDNKVISNVEPFTPNSEMPEESAKYLEKKNLSASLVLWDVGAKEDRKDEIDEFKAGNIDILFVYNMLLTGFDAKRLKKLYLSRNIKDHNLLQTLTRVNRPYKKFRYGYVVDFADIRDSFEATNQAYLNELQDELGNEFETYTGLFLSPDEIEIEIAEIQDKLFSFDLKNAENFSTQISQIEDRKEVLEIKKALQRARDLYNIIRTTGHVELLEKIDFRKLSELYIVAHDRLAILNLKDALKNNVDNTELLNVALEEVIFSFRKVSQEELRIADELKDILKKTREGLSANFDKKDPEFIGLYEELRRLFADRNLDEVTQDEMKSNIASLQQIYDKVTDLNRRNNLLKDKYRNDVKYVRVHKRLVERGTVTKREGQIYDRLTGIKTIIDNRLVNQHQLLKNDGFFKAFVDGEVVIKFEDVDPRLDVVTSDYITDCLVYEYLEEYRGKI is encoded by the coding sequence ATGGCTTTTAACGAAAATACAAGAGTAAAAATCCCAGCTATTTTGCACTTGTGCAGACTTGGCTATGAGTATCTTCCCATTTCCTCGGTCCGATGGGATGAGGAAACGAATGTTGCTTGCGAAGTCTTCCTCAACTCGATGCGTCGGATCAATCCGGAAATCGAAGATGAAGATGTCGGTCGGCTGCTTGAAGATATAAAGCTCGAACTCGATAATGAGGATCTTGGCTGGGCTTTCTTCAAGAGGCTGTTGTCATCCAGCACACCGAAAATCATTGACTTCGAAAACTTCGACAATAATTCTTTCCATGTTGTCACCGAGTTGCCGTGTCAGAATGGTGAGGACGAGTTTCGTCCCGATATTACTGTCCTTATCAACGGAATGCCGCTGGCATTTATTGAGGTCAAGAAGCCAAACAATCATGAAGGCGTGCTTGCTGAACGTGATCGAATTAACACCCGATTTGGCAACAAGAAATTCCGAAAGTTTATCAACATTACCCAGCTGCTCGTATTCTCAAACAACATGGAGTATGACCTTGAATCTGTCGAACCGATTCAAGGGGCTTTTTATTCGTCTACATCCACAACAACGGCCAACTTTAATTGTTTTCGCGAAGAGCGAAAAGAGGAACTTGGCGGCATTTTGGCGGAGGAAGATGACGAACGCGAAAATCTGATCCTTATCGACAATAATCTTTTAACGATTAAGCATTCCCCGGAATTTCTTACGAACAAGGATCCGGATAAACCAACTAACCGAATCATCACGTCGCTATTTTCAAGAGATCGATTAAAGATGCTTTTGAAATACTGCATTGCCTACGTACATGAGCAAAACGGTATTGAGAAGCATGTAATGCGCTATCCGCAGTTCTTCGCTACAAAGGCGATTGAAGTCCAATTGGACAAAGGGGCGACCAAAGGCGTGATTTGGCACACGCAGGGCAGTGGCAAGACGGCCCTTGCCTACTACAACGTTAATTACCTTACGGACTATTACCGAGACAAGGGCATTATTCCGAAGTTCTATTTCATTGTTGACCGCATTGATCTACTTACACAGGCCAAGCAGGAATTCACGAGCCGAGGCCTTGCTGTTAGAACCGTGAATTCGCGGGACGAATTGCTAGCTGATTTCAAATCAAATCAGGCGATCCATAACCTTTCCGGCCAGCGTGAGATCACCGTAGTAAATATCCAGAAGTTCAAGGATGATTCCGACATTCTCAAGCCGAGTGATTATGACCTTAACGTCAAACGAATCTATTTCCTCGATGAGGTTCATCGCAGCTACAACCCAAAAGGCAGTTTTCTCGCCAACTTAGTCAATTCAGATCGAAACGCTATTCATATCGGCCTCACTGGTACGCCATTGATCGGTAAGAGTGTCCACACAACACAGCTATTCGGCGATTACTTTCACAAGTATTATTACAACCGCTCAATTGAAGATGGCTACACTCTCAAGCTCATTCGCGAGGGAATCGAAACCGAATATCGCATGAGATTGCAGCAGGCGTTGGAGCAAGTTCAGGTTCTCAAGAAGAGCGTCGATCCGGCAATTCTGTTTGCCCATGAACGATTTGTTGAACCTATGCTGGATTACATTATTCGGGATTTCGTGAACAGTCGTATCCGAATGAACGACGACAGTATAGGAGCAATGGTCGTTTGCCATAGCGCCGAACAAGCGCGAAACCTATTCAAGATCTTTGTAAGCAAATACAACCCGGATAACAAAGTCATTTCAAATGTTGAGCCGTTTACACCAAATTCTGAAATGCCTGAGGAAAGCGCAAAATACCTCGAAAAGAAGAACCTTTCCGCCTCACTTGTTCTCTGGGATGTTGGAGCTAAAGAAGATCGAAAGGATGAGATAGACGAGTTCAAAGCGGGAAATATCGATATCCTTTTCGTTTACAACATGCTGTTGACGGGCTTTGACGCAAAGCGGCTTAAAAAGCTCTATCTCTCTCGAAATATTAAAGATCACAACCTATTGCAGACTTTGACGCGAGTCAACCGTCCGTATAAGAAGTTTCGCTATGGTTATGTTGTCGATTTTGCAGATATTCGTGATTCGTTTGAGGCTACTAATCAGGCTTACTTAAATGAACTGCAAGATGAACTCGGCAATGAATTTGAAACTTATACGGGCCTGTTCCTTTCCCCGGATGAGATAGAAATTGAGATCGCAGAAATTCAGGACAAACTCTTTTCATTCGACCTTAAAAACGCCGAAAACTTCTCGACCCAAATTAGTCAGATCGAAGATCGCAAAGAAGTACTTGAGATCAAGAAAGCTCTGCAACGCGCCCGCGATCTTTACAACATAATCCGTACGACTGGACACGTTGAGTTGCTTGAGAAGATCGATTTTCGAAAGCTTAGCGAGCTATACATTGTTGCCCATGACCGACTTGCCATATTAAATCTCAAGGACGCGCTTAAAAACAATGTCGATAATACTGAGCTTCTTAATGTAGCTCTCGAAGAAGTGATCTTCAGCTTTCGAAAAGTTTCGCAAGAGGAACTGAGAATCGCGGATGAACTTAAAGATATCCTCAAGAAGACTCGCGAAGGGCTTTCCGCAAACTTTGATAAGAAAGACCCCGAATTTATCGGCCTCTACGAAGAACTGAGACGACTGTTTGCCGACCGCAATCTAGACGAGGTTACGCAGGACGAGATGAAGTCAAATATCGCATCACTTCAACAAATTTATGACAAGGTTACGGATTTAAACCGTCGAAACAATCTGCTCAAAGATAAATACAGGAACGATGTTAAGTATGTCCGCGTTCACAAGCGCCTTGTAGAACGAGGCACGGTGACGAAACGTGAAGGCCAGATTTACGACCGCCTCACAGGCATCAAAACGATCATCGATAATCGCCTGGTGAATCAGCATCAGTTATTGAAGAATGACGGATTTTTCAAAGCCTTTGTTGATGGCGAGGTCGTAATCAAGTTTGAAGATGTCGATCCTAGGCTCGATGTTGTAACTTCCGACTACATCACCGACTGCCTTGTTTACGAGTATTTAGAAGAGTATCGAGGAAAGATTTAA
- a CDS encoding tyrosine-type recombinase/integrase, with product MARSQKSETIKFLTLDETQRLLAVIQNKRDKAIFLTAYRHGLRASEIGLLHLQDFDFQKQRVMIHRLKGSLSGVHPLQSDESRILKSYIKTRTGQSPTLFVSNRNLPISRKTLDVLMKQYGEKAKLPSNKRHFHVLKHSIATHLLDTGEADIRFVQDWLGHANIQNTVIYASLVSATRERKARKHFFKLPKF from the coding sequence ATGGCCCGATCTCAAAAGTCAGAAACCATTAAATTCCTAACCCTCGACGAAACACAACGTCTTTTAGCTGTCATCCAAAATAAACGCGACAAGGCAATTTTCTTGACCGCGTACCGGCACGGACTCCGGGCCAGCGAAATTGGCCTGCTTCATTTGCAGGACTTTGATTTTCAGAAGCAGCGCGTAATGATTCACCGGCTCAAAGGTTCCCTCTCCGGCGTGCATCCACTGCAGTCAGACGAAAGTCGGATTCTGAAAAGCTATATTAAAACGCGTACGGGCCAATCCCCTACCCTGTTTGTATCCAACCGTAATTTGCCGATCAGCAGAAAAACACTTGATGTATTAATGAAGCAGTACGGAGAGAAAGCGAAACTACCATCTAACAAACGCCACTTCCATGTATTGAAGCACTCAATTGCTACTCACCTGCTCGACACCGGGGAGGCCGATATCCGTTTTGTCCAGGACTGGCTCGGACACGCAAACATTCAAAATACGGTAATTTACGCTTCCCTTGTCTCGGCAACCCGGGAAAGAAAGGCCCGAAAGCATTTTTTCAAGTTGCCGAAGTTCTGA
- a CDS encoding cation transporter: MNYEIVNQRITNAESRGRLLAYLTIGWNSLEGIIAVGAGIVAGSIALVGFGVDSVIEVSSGAIILWRLASGERRERLALRLVGFSFVALAAYVAFDAVKSLWFRELPEISYVGIAIAALSLVVMPFLAHAKRKVAAELNSNAMKADSRQTDLCAYLSAILLGGLILNAIFAWWWADPVAALIMVPIITKEGIEALRGETCCDTCS; this comes from the coding sequence ATGAATTACGAAATCGTTAATCAAAGAATTACAAATGCTGAGAGTCGTGGCCGATTGCTTGCCTATCTGACAATCGGCTGGAATTCGCTTGAAGGAATTATTGCGGTCGGAGCGGGAATCGTTGCCGGTAGCATCGCACTTGTTGGCTTTGGCGTTGACTCGGTTATTGAGGTTTCATCAGGAGCGATCATTCTTTGGCGTCTCGCGTCCGGCGAACGCCGCGAACGCCTCGCCTTGCGTCTTGTAGGCTTCAGCTTTGTTGCTCTAGCCGCCTATGTCGCTTTTGATGCGGTCAAATCTCTGTGGTTCCGCGAACTGCCCGAAATAAGCTACGTCGGCATTGCTATTGCCGCCCTTTCTCTGGTCGTTATGCCGTTTCTCGCCCACGCAAAGCGAAAGGTCGCCGCCGAATTGAACAGTAACGCGATGAAAGCCGATTCACGTCAAACTGATCTTTGTGCCTATCTTTCCGCGATCCTTCTCGGCGGATTGATCCTAAACGCCATCTTCGCTTGGTGGTGGGCTGATCCGGTTGCCGCCCTCATAATGGTTCCGATCATAACCAAAGAAGGCATCGAAGCCCTACGCGGCGAAACGTGCTGTGACACTTGTTCCTAA
- a CDS encoding DUF3703 domain-containing protein — translation MPLEKYIDTELTLADSLIASGDYHSAYYHLERAHILGQAITYQHTRIHWRMLKLGLKTRSVREIWGQIVRIIGASTKTPLGIYPAGNTGKANVWFFKSMKVPSDLQRILDESER, via the coding sequence ATGCCTCTTGAAAAATATATAGATACCGAGCTTACTTTGGCAGATTCGCTCATAGCTTCAGGTGATTACCATTCTGCCTATTACCATCTCGAAAGAGCGCACATTCTGGGTCAGGCAATCACCTATCAACACACCCGCATACATTGGCGGATGCTAAAGCTGGGGCTGAAAACGCGGTCGGTTCGCGAAATATGGGGTCAGATCGTTCGCATTATTGGAGCCTCGACCAAAACGCCCCTAGGCATCTATCCCGCAGGCAATACCGGCAAAGCGAATGTCTGGTTTTTCAAATCAATGAAGGTTCCAAGTGATTTACAGCGAATCCTTGATGAGTCTGAGCGATAA